In one window of Mus pahari chromosome 3, PAHARI_EIJ_v1.1, whole genome shotgun sequence DNA:
- the Vps16 gene encoding vacuolar protein sorting-associated protein 16 homolog isoform X1: protein MDCYTANWNPLGDSAFYRKYELYSMDWDLKEELKDCLVAAAPYGGPIALLRNCWRKEKAASVRPVLEIYSASGLPLASLLWKSGPVVALGWSAEEELLCVQEDGAVLVYGLHGDFRRHFSMGNEVLQNRVLDARIFHTEFGSGVAILTGAYRFTLSANVGDLKLRRMPEVPGLQSAPSCWTTLCHDRAPHILLAVGPDLYLLDHATCSAVTPAGLAPGVSGFLQMAVSFTYRYLALFTDTGYIWMGTASLKEKLCEFNCNIRAPPKQMVWCSRPRSKERAVVVAWERRLMVVGNAPESIQFVLDEDSYLVPELDGVRIFSRSTHEFLHEVPVASEEIFKIASMAPGALLLEAQKEYEKESQKADEYLREIQELGQLIQAVQQCIEAAGHEHQPDMQKSLLRAASFGKCFLDRFPPDSFVHMCQDLRVLNAIRDYHIGIPLTYTQYKQLTIQVLLDRLVLRRLYPLAIQICEYLRLPEVQGVSRILAHWACYKVQQKDVSDEDVARAINQKLGDTPGVSYSDIAARAYGCGRTELAIKLLEYEPRSGEQVPLLLKMKRSKLALSKAIESGDTDLVFTVLLHLKNELNRGDFFMTLRNQPMALSLYRQFCKHQELDTLKDLYNQDDNHQELGSFHIRASYAAEERIEGRVAALQTAADAFYKAKNEFAAKATEDQMRLLRLQRRLEDELGGRFLDLSLHDTVTTLILGGHNKRAEQLARDFRIPDKRLWWLKLAALADLEDWEELEKFSKSKKSPIGYLPFVEICMKQHNKHEAKKYASRVGPEQKVKALLLVGDVAQAAEVAIEHRNETELSLVLSHCTGATDGAIADKIQRARAQAQKK from the exons GAAGTATGAACTGTACAGCATGGACTGGGACCTGAAGGAGGAACTCAAGGATTGCCTGGTGGCTGCTGCACCCTATGGGGGTCCCATTG CTCTACTGAGGAACtgttggagaaaagagaaagctgcCAGCGTGCGGCCAGTACTGGAGATCTACTCTGCATCTGGCTTGCCACTGGCTAGCCTGCTG TGGAAGAGTGGGCCTGTGGTGGCCCTCGGCTGGTCAGCTGAGGAGGAGCTGCTCTGTGTGCAAGAAGATGGTGCAGTGCTAGTTTATGGTCTTCATGGAGACTTCCGGAGGCACTTCAGCATGGGCAAT GAAGTGCTTCAGAACCGTGTCCTGGATGCCCGGATTTTTCACACTGAGTTTGGTTCAGGGGTGGCCATCCTTACAGGAGCCTATCGCTTTACTCTGAGTGCCAATGTGGGTGACCTCAAACTCCGTCGGATGCCAGAGGTGCCAG GTCTGCAGAGTGCACCCTCATGTTGGACCACACTGTGCCATGACCGAGCCCCACACATCCTTCTGGCTGTAGGCCCCGATCTTTACCTTCTGGATCATGCTACCTGCTCTGCAGTG ACACCTGCTGGCCTAGCCCCAGGAGTGAGCGGCTTCCTACAGATGGCTGTATCCTTCACGTATCGTTACCTGGCACTCTTCACAGACACAGGCTACATCTGGATGGGGACAGCATCACTCAAG GAGAAGCTGTGTGAGTTCAACTGCAACATCCGGGCTCCCCCGAAGCAGATGGTCTG GTGTAGCCGTCCTCGAAGCAAGGAAAGGGCTGTTGTTGTGGCCTGGGAGAGGCGGCTGATGGTGGTGGGCAATGCGCCTGAAAGCATTCA gtttgtGCTCGATGAGGACTCTTACTTAGTGCCTGAGCTTGATGGGGTCCGCATCTTCTCCCGAAGCACCCATGAGTTCCTGCATGAAGTCCCAG TGGCCAGTGAAGAGATCTTCAAAATCGCCTCAATGGCCCCTGGAGCGCTGCTGTTGGAGGCCCAGAAGGAATATGAG AAAGAGAGCCAGAAAGCAGATGAGTACCTGCGGGAGATCCAGGAGCTGGGACAGCTGATCCAGGCTGTGCAGCAGTGCATCGAGGCTGCAGGACATGAGCACCAGCCAGACATGCAAAAGAGTCTGCTCAGG GCGGCTTCATTTGGAAAGTGTTTCCTTGACAGATTTCCACCCGACAGCTTCGTGCACATGTGTCAGGACCTTCGAGTGCTCAATGCTATTAGAGACTACCACATTGGGATCCCTCTCACCTATACCCA ATACAAGCAGCTCACCATCCAGGTGCTGCTAGACAG GCTTGTGTTGCGGAGGCTTTATCCCCTGGCTATCCAGATATGCGAGTACCTGCGCCTTCCTGAAGTCCAGGGTGTCAGCAGGATCCTAGCCCACTGGGCCTGCTACAAG GTGCAGCAGAAAGATgtctcagatgaagatgtagcacGGGCTATTAATCAGAAGCTGGGTGACACGCCTGGTGTTTCATACTCTGACATTGCTGCACGGGCCTATGGCTGTGGCCGCACTGAACTGGCCATTAAG CTGCTGGAATATGAGCCACGGTCAGGGGAGCAGGTTCCTCTTCTCCTAAAGATGAAGAGGAGCAAACTCGCCCTGAGCAAGGCCATTGAGAGTGGAGACACAGACCTGG TGTTTACAGTGTTGCTGCACCTAAAGAATGAACTCAATCGAGGAGACTTTTTCATGACTCTCCGGAACCAACCCATGGCCCTGAGTTTGTATCGACAG TTCTGTAAGCATCAAGAGCTAGACACTCTGAAGGACCTTTACAATCAGGACGACAATCACCAGGAATTGGGCAGCTTCCACATCAGAGCCAGCTATGCTGCTGAAGAG CGTATTGAAGGGCGAGTAGCAGCTCTGCAGACAGCAGCTGATGCCTTCTACAAAGCCAAGAATGAATTTGCAGCCAAG GCCACAGAGGATCAAATGAGGCTCCTGCGGCTACAGCGACGACTAGAGGATGAGCTAGGGGGCAGGTTCTTAGACCTATCTCTACATGACACTGTCACCACTCTTATCCTTGGAGGCCACAACAAGCGGGCAGAGCAGCTGGCACGTGACTTCCGAATCCCTGATAAGAG GCTCTGGTGGTTAAAGCTGGCTGCCCTGGCAGATCTGGAAGattgggaggagctggagaagttttCCAAGAGCAAGAAATCACCGATTGGCTACCTG CCCTTTGTAGAGATCTGCATGAAACAGCATAACAAACATGAGGCCAAGAAGTATGCTTCCCGCGTGGGCCCTGAACAAAAGGTCAAGGCTTTGCTTCTTGTCGG GGATGTTGCtcaggctgcagaggtggctaTTGAGCACCGGAATGAAACGGAGCTGAGCCTCGTTTTGTCCCACTgcactggagctacagatggggCCATAGCTGACAAGATTCAGCGGGCCAGAGCACAAGCCCAGAAGAAGTGA
- the Vps16 gene encoding vacuolar protein sorting-associated protein 16 homolog isoform X2 has product MDWDLKEELKDCLVAAAPYGGPIALLRNCWRKEKAASVRPVLEIYSASGLPLASLLWKSGPVVALGWSAEEELLCVQEDGAVLVYGLHGDFRRHFSMGNEVLQNRVLDARIFHTEFGSGVAILTGAYRFTLSANVGDLKLRRMPEVPGLQSAPSCWTTLCHDRAPHILLAVGPDLYLLDHATCSAVTPAGLAPGVSGFLQMAVSFTYRYLALFTDTGYIWMGTASLKEKLCEFNCNIRAPPKQMVWCSRPRSKERAVVVAWERRLMVVGNAPESIQFVLDEDSYLVPELDGVRIFSRSTHEFLHEVPVASEEIFKIASMAPGALLLEAQKEYEKESQKADEYLREIQELGQLIQAVQQCIEAAGHEHQPDMQKSLLRAASFGKCFLDRFPPDSFVHMCQDLRVLNAIRDYHIGIPLTYTQYKQLTIQVLLDRLVLRRLYPLAIQICEYLRLPEVQGVSRILAHWACYKVQQKDVSDEDVARAINQKLGDTPGVSYSDIAARAYGCGRTELAIKLLEYEPRSGEQVPLLLKMKRSKLALSKAIESGDTDLVFTVLLHLKNELNRGDFFMTLRNQPMALSLYRQFCKHQELDTLKDLYNQDDNHQELGSFHIRASYAAEERIEGRVAALQTAADAFYKAKNEFAAKATEDQMRLLRLQRRLEDELGGRFLDLSLHDTVTTLILGGHNKRAEQLARDFRIPDKRLWWLKLAALADLEDWEELEKFSKSKKSPIGYLPFVEICMKQHNKHEAKKYASRVGPEQKVKALLLVGDVAQAAEVAIEHRNETELSLVLSHCTGATDGAIADKIQRARAQAQKK; this is encoded by the exons ATGGACTGGGACCTGAAGGAGGAACTCAAGGATTGCCTGGTGGCTGCTGCACCCTATGGGGGTCCCATTG CTCTACTGAGGAACtgttggagaaaagagaaagctgcCAGCGTGCGGCCAGTACTGGAGATCTACTCTGCATCTGGCTTGCCACTGGCTAGCCTGCTG TGGAAGAGTGGGCCTGTGGTGGCCCTCGGCTGGTCAGCTGAGGAGGAGCTGCTCTGTGTGCAAGAAGATGGTGCAGTGCTAGTTTATGGTCTTCATGGAGACTTCCGGAGGCACTTCAGCATGGGCAAT GAAGTGCTTCAGAACCGTGTCCTGGATGCCCGGATTTTTCACACTGAGTTTGGTTCAGGGGTGGCCATCCTTACAGGAGCCTATCGCTTTACTCTGAGTGCCAATGTGGGTGACCTCAAACTCCGTCGGATGCCAGAGGTGCCAG GTCTGCAGAGTGCACCCTCATGTTGGACCACACTGTGCCATGACCGAGCCCCACACATCCTTCTGGCTGTAGGCCCCGATCTTTACCTTCTGGATCATGCTACCTGCTCTGCAGTG ACACCTGCTGGCCTAGCCCCAGGAGTGAGCGGCTTCCTACAGATGGCTGTATCCTTCACGTATCGTTACCTGGCACTCTTCACAGACACAGGCTACATCTGGATGGGGACAGCATCACTCAAG GAGAAGCTGTGTGAGTTCAACTGCAACATCCGGGCTCCCCCGAAGCAGATGGTCTG GTGTAGCCGTCCTCGAAGCAAGGAAAGGGCTGTTGTTGTGGCCTGGGAGAGGCGGCTGATGGTGGTGGGCAATGCGCCTGAAAGCATTCA gtttgtGCTCGATGAGGACTCTTACTTAGTGCCTGAGCTTGATGGGGTCCGCATCTTCTCCCGAAGCACCCATGAGTTCCTGCATGAAGTCCCAG TGGCCAGTGAAGAGATCTTCAAAATCGCCTCAATGGCCCCTGGAGCGCTGCTGTTGGAGGCCCAGAAGGAATATGAG AAAGAGAGCCAGAAAGCAGATGAGTACCTGCGGGAGATCCAGGAGCTGGGACAGCTGATCCAGGCTGTGCAGCAGTGCATCGAGGCTGCAGGACATGAGCACCAGCCAGACATGCAAAAGAGTCTGCTCAGG GCGGCTTCATTTGGAAAGTGTTTCCTTGACAGATTTCCACCCGACAGCTTCGTGCACATGTGTCAGGACCTTCGAGTGCTCAATGCTATTAGAGACTACCACATTGGGATCCCTCTCACCTATACCCA ATACAAGCAGCTCACCATCCAGGTGCTGCTAGACAG GCTTGTGTTGCGGAGGCTTTATCCCCTGGCTATCCAGATATGCGAGTACCTGCGCCTTCCTGAAGTCCAGGGTGTCAGCAGGATCCTAGCCCACTGGGCCTGCTACAAG GTGCAGCAGAAAGATgtctcagatgaagatgtagcacGGGCTATTAATCAGAAGCTGGGTGACACGCCTGGTGTTTCATACTCTGACATTGCTGCACGGGCCTATGGCTGTGGCCGCACTGAACTGGCCATTAAG CTGCTGGAATATGAGCCACGGTCAGGGGAGCAGGTTCCTCTTCTCCTAAAGATGAAGAGGAGCAAACTCGCCCTGAGCAAGGCCATTGAGAGTGGAGACACAGACCTGG TGTTTACAGTGTTGCTGCACCTAAAGAATGAACTCAATCGAGGAGACTTTTTCATGACTCTCCGGAACCAACCCATGGCCCTGAGTTTGTATCGACAG TTCTGTAAGCATCAAGAGCTAGACACTCTGAAGGACCTTTACAATCAGGACGACAATCACCAGGAATTGGGCAGCTTCCACATCAGAGCCAGCTATGCTGCTGAAGAG CGTATTGAAGGGCGAGTAGCAGCTCTGCAGACAGCAGCTGATGCCTTCTACAAAGCCAAGAATGAATTTGCAGCCAAG GCCACAGAGGATCAAATGAGGCTCCTGCGGCTACAGCGACGACTAGAGGATGAGCTAGGGGGCAGGTTCTTAGACCTATCTCTACATGACACTGTCACCACTCTTATCCTTGGAGGCCACAACAAGCGGGCAGAGCAGCTGGCACGTGACTTCCGAATCCCTGATAAGAG GCTCTGGTGGTTAAAGCTGGCTGCCCTGGCAGATCTGGAAGattgggaggagctggagaagttttCCAAGAGCAAGAAATCACCGATTGGCTACCTG CCCTTTGTAGAGATCTGCATGAAACAGCATAACAAACATGAGGCCAAGAAGTATGCTTCCCGCGTGGGCCCTGAACAAAAGGTCAAGGCTTTGCTTCTTGTCGG GGATGTTGCtcaggctgcagaggtggctaTTGAGCACCGGAATGAAACGGAGCTGAGCCTCGTTTTGTCCCACTgcactggagctacagatggggCCATAGCTGACAAGATTCAGCGGGCCAGAGCACAAGCCCAGAAGAAGTGA